Proteins encoded in a region of the Elizabethkingia bruuniana genome:
- a CDS encoding sensor histidine kinase has translation MKRTNEVFFKNHWKRVLIILPAFVILYLIGYIMDPFSEYARTFFHRDISEILTDFGITLIFCTIVCEISILISNWLDHKLPWIEHSRKRFVIETLLNFVAVLGILFIIFSIYSYYVLEAGMHSVLTDSKYIQETREIMQQFLITLMVTFLVMVINTGNSILLKWKNTAVRAAESDRIAMEAELQSLKLQLDPHFVFNNLSVLSELILRDQQLGYEYAENFTKIYRYMLVNSKKNVIHLEEEIKFLNAYIFLLKQRVGEGLIFEIDIDRKQYLNSLPPLTLQLLVENAMKHNKTSKINPLHLRIYSNSEHSIVIENNFNPLETNTPSSGIGLENIARRYRLLGAVKPEIFQDDKIFKVTVPLIELK, from the coding sequence ATGAAAAGAACAAACGAAGTCTTTTTTAAAAACCACTGGAAACGGGTATTAATTATCCTGCCGGCATTTGTAATATTGTACCTGATTGGTTACATTATGGATCCCTTTTCGGAATATGCCAGAACATTTTTTCACAGGGATATATCAGAGATATTAACAGACTTTGGTATTACATTAATCTTCTGTACGATTGTCTGTGAAATCAGTATCCTGATTAGCAACTGGCTGGATCACAAATTACCATGGATAGAGCATTCGAGAAAAAGATTTGTAATAGAAACCCTGCTGAACTTTGTCGCTGTACTTGGTATATTATTTATAATTTTCTCAATTTATTCTTACTATGTACTGGAAGCTGGCATGCATTCAGTTCTTACTGATTCCAAATACATACAGGAGACCAGAGAAATTATGCAGCAATTTCTCATTACACTAATGGTGACATTCTTAGTAATGGTGATCAATACCGGAAACAGTATTTTATTGAAATGGAAAAATACCGCTGTAAGAGCAGCAGAATCTGACAGAATAGCAATGGAAGCGGAACTGCAATCTTTAAAATTACAGCTGGATCCTCATTTCGTATTCAACAATTTAAGCGTTCTGTCCGAACTGATTCTGAGAGATCAACAATTGGGCTATGAATATGCTGAAAATTTCACGAAGATCTACCGGTACATGCTCGTAAATTCAAAGAAAAATGTTATACATCTGGAGGAAGAAATAAAATTTCTGAATGCCTATATTTTTCTGTTAAAGCAACGGGTAGGTGAGGGCCTGATATTCGAAATTGATATAGACCGCAAGCAGTATTTAAACAGCCTTCCGCCACTAACGCTGCAATTACTGGTAGAAAATGCTATGAAGCATAATAAAACTTCCAAAATTAATCCTTTGCATTTAAGAATTTATAGTAACAGCGAACATAGCATTGTTATTGAAAACAATTTCAACCCGCTGGAAACCAATACTCCTTCCTCTGGAATCGGATTGGAAAATATAGCCCGAAGATACCGTTTGCTGGGTGCTGTAAAGCCTGAAATTTTTCAGGATGATAAAATATTTAAAGTAACTGTTCCTTTAATCGAATTAAAATAA
- a CDS encoding immunity protein YezG family protein, whose protein sequence is MIAIKAFYEAEGKFISFDPEENGNDITMKIKTLREEMYKTSPNKGAWYMAMFTVMNDGHFDSSFDYDNKPEFKYEPSKDKFLDDLNVFPRQEELTPDWLKEIVKS, encoded by the coding sequence ATGATTGCTATAAAAGCATTTTATGAGGCAGAAGGAAAGTTTATATCTTTTGACCCGGAGGAAAATGGAAATGATATTACGATGAAAATTAAGACTTTGAGAGAAGAAATGTATAAAACATCACCTAATAAGGGAGCTTGGTATATGGCTATGTTTACAGTTATGAATGATGGTCATTTTGATTCTTCTTTCGATTATGACAATAAACCTGAATTCAAATATGAACCGAGTAAAGACAAATTTTTAGATGATCTAAATGTATTTCCAAGACAGGAAGAATTAACACCTGACTGGCTGAAGGAAATAGTTAAGTCTTAG
- a CDS encoding GAD-like domain-containing protein, which yields MERLTFEEKNINNYKKQSDVSSGIINKFTDILPNELINIWKTMGFGIYEDGFLQLINPDEFEFVFDYIDKLLEPSIVFGYTALGDLLIWEGNKNWTISEDEGNRVKIINIRKCQSRALNSMQGTLDVFFDEYFIGHKDYFDSKAFLEIKGKMPKLEYGQCYGYVPALSLGGKASNNNLQIVDVKSYIEVIGQSVGKIIDLG from the coding sequence ATGGAAAGATTAACATTTGAAGAAAAAAACATAAATAATTACAAAAAACAAAGCGATGTATCTTCTGGTATCATAAATAAATTTACGGATATCCTTCCAAATGAATTGATAAATATCTGGAAGACTATGGGATTTGGTATTTATGAAGATGGTTTTCTTCAATTGATAAATCCTGATGAGTTCGAGTTTGTATTCGATTATATTGATAAGCTTTTAGAGCCATCGATTGTTTTTGGATACACTGCACTTGGGGATTTATTAATATGGGAGGGAAATAAAAACTGGACTATCTCTGAAGATGAAGGGAATAGAGTGAAAATAATAAATATTAGAAAGTGCCAGAGCCGTGCATTAAATTCAATGCAAGGAACTTTAGATGTCTTTTTTGATGAATATTTTATAGGCCATAAAGACTACTTTGATTCCAAAGCATTTTTAGAAATTAAAGGAAAAATGCCAAAATTAGAATATGGTCAATGTTACGGTTATGTTCCAGCATTATCTTTAGGTGGGAAAGCTTCAAATAATAACTTACAGATTGTAGATGTAAAATCGTATATAGAGGTGATTGGTCAGTCTGTAGGTAAGATTATTGACTTAGGTTAG
- a CDS encoding polymorphic toxin type 15 domain-containing protein yields the protein MAKKYVPEGAFLACDKGTSPSTLRVSNNKNTTIYGVPMASELDFIPFFNIKPMGLCTNPLKWATGVSCLPTIVTGWQQPKDGVKINGSRMLLEDSFCDCIFGGKINIFFDRSAAVQFGVGEGKMPTDYIKEGFDWLAEQEKQNRKARDQFLPDWMKPVTGAVDWFNDLGSGLVEGAVNGVVGLGETIYQVGQDPIGTGEALWKMGSDAVDWASKGENWTNMANDSWNWASNGDNWGKAISDGAQWVQKNPRELGNAVGQFIPDAAAAVYSGGSSLGVSAAKVAGKEALEVGTKTALKEGVEAAAKKGAKEAVEEGTEKAAKEGLEAASKRTTAEVMEQLAKHDGGDIAKVVTKPAPKKANPPFKISDKHAGDVKLEAEFKKQLQDQQDAINKMKTRDWLQNREDFVKRDKKDYAKRAKEARDNYRQQEIAKRIEDNIVNKKMSPQAAEEAAKESMKGQAALHNPDGIAGGKVDQITGMGDGRVNSSIGSQWDKGRAKSIEDQLKKEFGIPPKKISDIPDDEIMNVDLF from the coding sequence ATGGCAAAAAAATATGTACCCGAAGGTGCTTTTTTAGCATGCGACAAAGGAACCAGCCCTTCAACTCTGAGGGTAAGCAACAATAAAAACACAACAATATATGGAGTACCCATGGCTTCGGAACTGGATTTCATTCCTTTCTTTAATATCAAGCCAATGGGACTTTGTACCAACCCTCTAAAATGGGCAACAGGAGTCTCATGTCTTCCAACAATTGTTACCGGCTGGCAGCAACCAAAAGACGGGGTAAAAATAAATGGAAGCAGAATGCTCTTGGAAGATTCCTTTTGTGATTGTATTTTTGGAGGAAAGATTAATATATTTTTTGATCGATCTGCAGCCGTACAATTTGGTGTAGGTGAGGGCAAAATGCCAACCGATTATATAAAGGAAGGTTTTGACTGGCTTGCGGAGCAGGAAAAACAAAATAGAAAAGCAAGAGATCAGTTTTTACCAGACTGGATGAAGCCAGTAACCGGTGCTGTAGATTGGTTTAATGATTTAGGATCAGGCTTAGTTGAAGGAGCTGTAAATGGCGTTGTTGGTTTAGGAGAAACTATTTATCAGGTTGGTCAGGATCCTATAGGAACTGGCGAGGCCTTATGGAAAATGGGATCGGATGCCGTAGACTGGGCTAGTAAAGGTGAAAACTGGACCAATATGGCAAATGATTCCTGGAATTGGGCCAGCAATGGTGATAATTGGGGAAAAGCTATATCCGACGGAGCTCAATGGGTTCAGAAGAATCCAAGAGAATTAGGAAATGCTGTAGGTCAGTTTATTCCTGATGCTGCTGCAGCCGTTTATTCAGGAGGCTCCTCTCTTGGAGTTTCAGCTGCAAAAGTAGCAGGGAAAGAAGCTTTAGAAGTAGGTACCAAAACAGCACTGAAAGAGGGAGTAGAAGCTGCCGCTAAAAAGGGAGCTAAAGAAGCTGTAGAAGAAGGCACAGAAAAAGCAGCTAAAGAGGGGCTTGAAGCTGCCAGCAAAAGAACAACAGCAGAAGTTATGGAACAACTCGCAAAGCATGATGGTGGAGACATTGCTAAGGTTGTTACGAAGCCTGCTCCGAAAAAAGCAAACCCTCCTTTCAAAATTAGTGATAAACACGCTGGTGATGTGAAACTTGAAGCTGAGTTTAAAAAACAACTACAAGATCAGCAAGATGCAATCAATAAAATGAAAACTAGAGATTGGTTGCAGAATCGAGAAGATTTTGTCAAAAGAGATAAAAAGGATTATGCAAAAAGGGCAAAAGAAGCGCGGGATAATTACAGACAACAAGAAATAGCAAAGAGAATAGAAGATAATATTGTTAACAAAAAAATGTCTCCTCAAGCAGCTGAAGAGGCAGCAAAAGAATCAATGAAAGGACAGGCCGCCCTACATAATCCCGATGGAATAGCTGGAGGGAAGGTAGATCAAATTACCGGAATGGGAGATGGCCGAGTAAATTCATCCATTGGTAGTCAATGGGATAAAGGCAGAGCAAAATCTATAGAAGACCAATTAAAAAAAGAATTTGGTATACCACCAAAAAAAATCAGTGATATTCCCGATGATGAAATAATGAATGTAGATTTATTTTAA